A genomic stretch from Acidobacteriota bacterium includes:
- a CDS encoding AAA family ATPase, protein MTLHESRYPRIPYGLANFRRIRMERRLYVDKTRFLHALEQVDHAVLIRPRRFGKTCWVSVLEHYYDRTWAHEFDAVFGGTDIGRQPTEQRHRYVVLRFNFSAFKTALDGLEHYFEEYCQLRLRNALERNPDLFPETAVRRIRAPASVNGQLNELFAYASDHGIPLYALIDEYDNFTNTVLAHHGEAAYQSFTHGGGFYRNFFATLKAGTEAGSGGLEHLFITGVSPVTLDDVTSGFNIGGNISLRPEFNDLLGFTEDEVRGLLELYRDHGVLEQDVDAALDVMREWYNGYRFARRAEGDLYNTDMVLYYLCESVPNRSLPDELIDTNVRIDYGKLRHLLVVGRQLNGNFDLLRHVIGDGRVDAQVQPNFPLERLSERENFLSLLYFFGLLSFRHVSGDTPRLGIPNQTVRRLMYGYLRDAWRDVDVFSVDAYDFSRLVRAMAYEGAWRPALEHLRDAIRRQTGIRDYVDGEKVVHAFLAAHFSLLDVFLIHTEHELNQGYADLYLQPFVARYPGTAFGYVMEVKYLKRRESLDESVVAEKVREAADQVRRYLADEDLHRRHPSVRHVGLAVVFHGWEMAACDAVGALGAHEE, encoded by the coding sequence ATGACGCTTCACGAGTCCCGCTACCCGCGCATTCCCTACGGCCTGGCCAACTTCCGGCGCATCCGCATGGAGCGCCGGCTCTACGTGGACAAGACGCGGTTTCTCCACGCACTGGAGCAGGTGGATCACGCCGTCCTGATTCGGCCGCGGCGCTTCGGCAAGACCTGCTGGGTGTCGGTGCTGGAGCACTACTACGATCGCACCTGGGCCCACGAGTTCGACGCCGTGTTCGGGGGCACCGACATCGGCCGGCAGCCCACCGAGCAGCGTCACCGCTACGTCGTCCTGCGCTTCAACTTCTCGGCGTTCAAGACCGCCCTGGACGGTCTGGAGCACTACTTCGAGGAGTACTGCCAGCTCCGGCTCCGCAACGCGCTGGAGCGGAATCCGGACCTGTTCCCCGAGACGGCGGTGCGGCGCATCCGCGCGCCGGCGTCGGTCAACGGCCAGCTCAACGAGCTGTTCGCGTACGCGAGCGACCACGGCATTCCGCTCTACGCGCTCATCGACGAGTACGACAACTTCACCAACACGGTGCTGGCCCACCACGGCGAGGCGGCGTACCAGAGCTTCACGCACGGCGGCGGCTTCTACCGCAACTTCTTCGCCACCCTCAAGGCCGGCACCGAGGCGGGGAGCGGCGGGCTGGAGCACCTGTTCATCACCGGTGTGTCGCCCGTCACCCTCGACGACGTCACCAGCGGCTTCAACATCGGCGGCAACATCAGCCTGCGGCCGGAGTTCAATGACCTGCTGGGGTTCACCGAGGACGAGGTGCGGGGCCTGCTGGAGCTGTATCGGGACCACGGCGTGCTCGAGCAGGACGTGGACGCCGCCCTGGACGTGATGCGCGAGTGGTACAACGGCTACCGGTTCGCCAGGCGGGCGGAGGGCGATCTCTACAACACGGACATGGTGCTCTACTACCTGTGCGAGTCCGTCCCGAACCGGTCCCTGCCGGACGAGCTGATCGACACCAACGTCCGCATCGACTACGGCAAGCTGCGTCATTTGCTGGTGGTAGGCCGGCAACTCAACGGCAACTTCGATCTGCTGCGGCACGTCATCGGCGACGGAAGGGTGGACGCCCAGGTGCAACCCAACTTTCCGCTGGAGCGGCTGAGCGAGCGGGAGAACTTTCTCTCCCTGTTGTATTTCTTCGGCCTGCTGAGCTTTCGGCACGTCTCCGGCGACACGCCGCGCCTGGGGATTCCCAACCAGACCGTCCGGCGATTGATGTACGGCTATCTGCGCGACGCGTGGCGCGACGTGGACGTGTTCTCCGTCGACGCCTACGACTTCTCGCGCCTCGTGCGCGCCATGGCCTACGAGGGGGCCTGGCGGCCGGCGCTGGAACACCTGCGCGACGCGATTCGCCGACAGACCGGCATTCGCGACTACGTCGACGGCGAAAAGGTGGTGCACGCCTTTCTCGCCGCGCACTTCAGCCTGCTCGACGTGTTCCTGATCCACACGGAGCACGAGCTGAACCAGGGCTACGCCGACCTCTACCTGCAGCCGTTCGTGGCTCGCTACCCCGGCACGGCGTTCGGCTACGTGATGGAGGTGAAGTACCTGAAGCGGCGCGAATCCCTCGACGAGTCCGTGGTGGCGGAGAAGGTGCGGGAGGCCGCTGATCAGGTGCGGCGCTACCTGGCGGACGAGGATCTGCACCGTCGCCATCCGTCCGTGCGGCACGTCGGTCTGGCCGTCGTGTTCCATGGCTGGGAGATGGCGGCCTGCGACGCGGTGGGGGCCTTGGGCGCCCACGAAGAATGA
- a CDS encoding DUF1552 domain-containing protein has protein sequence MSATREIDRRTVLRGMLQGGAAVAVGLPVLECFLNTSGTAYAATAGAPAAPLPPCFGTWFWGLGLTPNHWEPATTGPDYELPEHLAGLQPIKSKMNLFSGMQVFLDGKVNQNHYSGAQGQATGMVSRNGSDYSTSIDTIVGEQIGRGTRFRSLEATCDGDSSASWSARGSSGLNPSETSPLALYARLFGDGFQDPNIADFRPDPAVMVRHSVLSAVSEQRRKLMSAVSAADRARLDEYFSSVRDLEQKLAFELDRPAPLPACTVPGEGTEEIGALVEQVERTHRQFAHLLAHAMACGQTRIFNLTMGSAFSRLRRPGEVNAYHALTHEEPIDRELGYQPTCKWLGERMMDFFRELVQTLDGIREGNGTLLDRTVILAFTDHGEARMHSMKRYPILTAGSGGGRMKTGLHVAAEGDAATRVGFTVQQALGVVSGRWGTESNQVSRPFGEVLA, from the coding sequence ATGAGTGCTACACGCGAGATCGACCGCCGCACGGTGCTGCGGGGCATGCTTCAGGGCGGCGCCGCCGTCGCCGTCGGGCTGCCGGTGCTGGAGTGTTTCCTGAACACGAGCGGGACCGCCTACGCAGCGACCGCCGGGGCCCCCGCCGCGCCCCTGCCGCCCTGCTTCGGCACCTGGTTCTGGGGCCTCGGCCTGACGCCCAACCACTGGGAGCCGGCGACCACCGGCCCCGACTACGAGTTGCCGGAGCACCTGGCCGGACTGCAGCCCATCAAGTCGAAGATGAACCTGTTCAGCGGCATGCAAGTGTTTCTGGACGGCAAGGTGAACCAGAACCACTATTCCGGCGCCCAGGGGCAGGCCACCGGCATGGTGTCGCGCAACGGCAGCGACTATTCGACGAGCATCGACACCATCGTCGGCGAGCAGATCGGCCGGGGGACGCGGTTTCGCTCCCTGGAGGCGACCTGCGACGGCGACAGCAGCGCGAGCTGGAGCGCGCGCGGCTCCAGCGGCCTGAACCCGTCCGAGACGTCGCCCCTCGCGCTGTACGCGCGCCTCTTCGGCGACGGCTTTCAGGATCCGAACATCGCGGATTTCAGGCCCGACCCGGCGGTGATGGTGCGGCACAGCGTGCTGTCCGCCGTATCCGAGCAGCGCAGGAAGCTGATGTCCGCGGTCTCGGCAGCGGACCGGGCACGGCTGGACGAGTACTTCTCGTCGGTGCGCGATCTGGAGCAGAAGCTGGCGTTCGAGCTCGACCGGCCGGCGCCGCTCCCGGCCTGCACGGTGCCGGGAGAGGGGACCGAGGAGATCGGGGCGCTCGTCGAGCAGGTCGAGCGCACCCACCGGCAGTTCGCGCATCTTCTCGCGCACGCGATGGCGTGCGGCCAGACGCGGATCTTCAATCTCACGATGGGCTCGGCGTTCTCCCGGCTGCGCAGGCCCGGCGAAGTGAACGCCTACCACGCCCTGACCCACGAGGAGCCGATCGATCGGGAGCTCGGGTATCAGCCCACCTGCAAGTGGCTGGGCGAGCGGATGATGGACTTCTTCCGGGAGCTCGTCCAGACGCTGGACGGGATCCGGGAGGGGAACGGCACACTGCTGGATCGCACGGTGATCCTCGCGTTCACGGACCATGGCGAGGCGCGGATGCACTCCATGAAGCGCTACCCGATTCTCACCGCCGGCAGCGGCGGGGGGCGGATGAAGACGGGCCTGCACGTCGCGGCCGAGGGCGACGCGGCGACCCGCGTCGGGTTCACCGTTCAGCAGGCGCTGGGCGTGGTCAGCGGCCGGTGGGGCACCGAGTCCAACCAGGTGTCGCGGCCGTTCGGCGAGGTGCTGGCGTGA
- the pglZ gene encoding BREX-1 system phosphatase PglZ type B: protein MNAHGQSDVRTVSDTVLDRLIANLRSKDAPLDGQTRPAAILWTDPRREWLPLVDPLLQRVEEYLALGDYAPARRTGPAVWLRCVVDGALDEPALPDDQPPIIYLPGVARQDLRAGEECPDGLKPLVELLFRGALWHQPNGTDWTVNAFLTSRKTLGLDVAGDRATSEALLRALEEVALTPVAQLAGRHLEAEDFDRMLAGDVIRDLLRWMGDPDTARKRMGEKGWHAFCSRCRDELGFDPEQEADVVAGERMAKGEGAWAAVWERFTEAPGSYGDIAGLLRRSAPADTLRFEERERWPDLNDEDEEAVRLALQGLPELSHGEACEAVAGLEEKHGERRAWVWARLGQAPMAGILKPLGSLATAAQQALGGIEPADVADAYLERGWQADLGAWQAVAAAPVADEACVAAAVRHLLQPWLEDSARAFQAALERSPLRGAGGQPAVEAEDDGCLVFVDGLRFDLAQRLVERMEGRGFRVDLRRRWAALPTVTGTGKPAVTPVAAEIEGDTLGQAFGARMKVDKKPADAATLRAALEVAGYQILGGDGADAPRTHPARGWLETGEFDTLGHQRDALLARDLERELERVAERIERVLDAGWTSVRVVTDHGWLLLPGGLPKVDLPKHLTESRWARCAVMAGESAPDVVRAPWHWNGAQWFATPPGVACFNRSEEYAHGGLSIQECLIPDLVVTRAEGGETAGSITSVTWRGLRCFIEAEVHGGPVTADLRLERPTGQSVAAAVKPVDAEGAVSLVLADDEHEAAALVLVLVDETGRVLAQRPTRVGVDT, encoded by the coding sequence GTGAATGCCCACGGACAATCCGACGTGCGGACGGTCTCCGACACCGTCCTCGACCGTCTGATCGCCAACCTGCGGTCGAAGGACGCGCCCCTCGACGGCCAGACCCGCCCGGCCGCGATCCTGTGGACGGACCCGAGACGGGAATGGCTGCCGCTGGTCGATCCGCTCCTGCAGCGTGTCGAGGAATACCTGGCCCTGGGCGACTACGCCCCCGCGCGCCGCACCGGTCCGGCCGTGTGGCTGCGCTGCGTCGTGGACGGCGCGCTCGACGAACCGGCACTGCCGGATGACCAGCCGCCGATCATCTACCTGCCGGGCGTTGCGCGGCAGGATCTCCGCGCGGGCGAGGAGTGCCCGGACGGGCTGAAGCCGCTGGTGGAGCTGCTGTTCCGGGGCGCCCTGTGGCACCAGCCGAATGGGACCGACTGGACCGTGAACGCCTTCCTGACCTCCCGGAAGACCCTCGGTTTGGACGTTGCCGGCGACCGCGCCACGTCGGAGGCGCTGCTGCGCGCGCTGGAAGAGGTGGCGCTGACGCCGGTGGCGCAGCTCGCGGGGCGTCACCTGGAGGCGGAAGACTTCGATCGCATGCTGGCCGGGGACGTCATTCGGGATCTCCTGCGGTGGATGGGGGATCCCGACACGGCGCGCAAGCGAATGGGCGAGAAAGGCTGGCACGCGTTCTGCAGTCGCTGCCGGGACGAGTTGGGTTTCGACCCGGAGCAGGAGGCGGACGTCGTCGCCGGAGAACGCATGGCGAAGGGCGAAGGGGCGTGGGCGGCGGTGTGGGAGCGGTTCACCGAGGCGCCGGGCAGCTACGGTGACATCGCCGGTCTCCTGCGGCGCAGCGCACCGGCGGACACGCTGCGATTCGAGGAGCGGGAACGGTGGCCGGACCTGAACGACGAGGACGAGGAGGCCGTGCGGCTCGCGCTGCAAGGGCTTCCGGAGCTCTCGCACGGTGAGGCATGCGAGGCCGTGGCCGGTCTGGAAGAGAAGCATGGGGAACGGCGTGCCTGGGTGTGGGCTCGCCTGGGGCAGGCGCCGATGGCGGGGATCCTGAAGCCGCTCGGGAGTCTGGCGACCGCTGCACAGCAGGCGCTGGGTGGCATCGAGCCTGCCGACGTGGCGGATGCATACCTGGAGCGTGGGTGGCAGGCGGACCTCGGCGCGTGGCAGGCGGTGGCCGCGGCGCCCGTCGCCGACGAAGCGTGCGTGGCGGCGGCGGTACGTCATTTGCTGCAGCCGTGGCTGGAGGATTCGGCTCGGGCGTTTCAGGCGGCGCTCGAACGCTCTCCCCTGCGGGGCGCCGGCGGGCAACCGGCCGTCGAGGCGGAGGACGACGGTTGTCTCGTGTTCGTGGACGGTCTGCGCTTCGATCTGGCGCAACGTCTGGTGGAACGGATGGAAGGCCGCGGGTTTCGCGTCGACCTCCGTCGGCGCTGGGCCGCGCTGCCGACGGTCACCGGCACAGGGAAACCGGCGGTGACACCGGTGGCGGCAGAGATCGAGGGGGACACGCTGGGGCAGGCGTTCGGGGCGCGGATGAAGGTGGACAAGAAGCCAGCCGATGCGGCGACCCTGCGCGCCGCGTTGGAGGTCGCGGGCTACCAGATCCTGGGTGGCGATGGCGCCGACGCGCCACGAACGCATCCGGCGCGGGGGTGGCTGGAAACCGGCGAGTTCGACACGCTCGGCCACCAGCGGGACGCGTTGCTCGCGCGTGACCTCGAACGGGAGCTGGAGCGCGTGGCCGAACGGATCGAGCGCGTGCTGGACGCCGGCTGGACGTCGGTGCGGGTGGTGACGGACCACGGGTGGCTGCTGCTGCCCGGCGGACTCCCGAAGGTGGATCTGCCGAAGCATCTGACCGAGAGCCGCTGGGCGCGCTGTGCGGTGATGGCCGGCGAATCGGCGCCCGACGTCGTCCGCGCCCCCTGGCACTGGAACGGCGCGCAGTGGTTCGCGACCCCGCCCGGCGTGGCCTGCTTCAACCGTTCCGAGGAGTACGCGCACGGCGGCCTCAGCATCCAGGAATGCCTCATCCCGGATCTCGTCGTGACGCGTGCCGAGGGAGGGGAGACGGCCGGCAGCATCACGTCGGTGACGTGGCGCGGCCTCCGCTGTTTCATCGAAGCGGAAGTTCACGGCGGTCCCGTGACGGCCGATCTGCGCCTGGAGCGGCCGACCGGCCAGTCGGTGGCCGCGGCCGTGAAACCGGTCGATGCGGAGGGCGCCGTGAGTCTGGTTCTGGCCGACGACGAGCACGAGGCGGCGGCGCTGGTGCTGGTGCTGGTGGACGAGACGGGCCGCGTGCTCGCCCAGCGGCCGACCCGTGTGGGAGTGGACACATGA
- a CDS encoding DUF1592 domain-containing protein: protein MDGRMHMRRFGGLALLLAGLILGASAAVGAAGEMTFLRLTPAQYQRAIHEIFGSGIQVDHGTTVLGVRDRGLLALGARRSTLSAAEIERFEALAQQIAAQVTDPSRRATLIGCRPKADDAPDDACAARFVTRAGRFLFRRPLTVDETDLYVAVARAAAQTLGDYYGGLRAALAGMLVAPEFLFRVEHGEPDPADAGKLRLDAWSRASRLSFFLWDSAPDGLLLDAAESGELLTREGLDRQIERLLASPRVEQGLRAFFSDLLQFDRFATLSIDSGLFPRFTKNVEDDAREQTLRTVVDHLLHRNRDYRDLFVSRDTFLTPPLAAIYGVPLARSQELGGAVPWVPYRFPEGDSHAGLLAQVSFLALHSHPGRSSPTLRGQAVQEIFLCRRVPPPPPDVDFSLLQDTYNPDFRTTRDRLREHRENPACASCHNLTDPIGLTLEVFDASGGYRTTENGAPIDASGELNGRSYDGPPGLGQALRDEPRAASCFVERVFSYGAARMPTDDERAWLADVQTELADDGLQWRALMRRIAGSPDFYTVVPGA from the coding sequence ATGGACGGGAGGATGCACATGCGGCGGTTCGGAGGGCTGGCGCTGCTGTTGGCCGGGTTGATCCTCGGCGCGTCGGCGGCAGTGGGCGCGGCGGGCGAGATGACCTTCCTGCGCCTGACGCCGGCGCAGTATCAGCGCGCCATCCACGAGATCTTCGGTTCCGGCATCCAGGTGGACCACGGCACCACGGTGCTCGGCGTCCGCGACCGGGGACTGCTGGCGCTCGGGGCACGGCGGAGCACGCTGAGCGCCGCGGAGATCGAGCGCTTCGAGGCGCTGGCGCAGCAGATCGCCGCGCAGGTGACGGATCCGTCGCGGCGGGCCACGCTCATCGGGTGCCGGCCGAAGGCGGACGACGCGCCCGACGATGCCTGCGCCGCGCGGTTCGTCACGCGGGCGGGACGGTTCCTGTTCCGCCGGCCGCTGACCGTTGACGAGACCGACCTGTACGTCGCGGTGGCGCGCGCGGCCGCACAGACCCTCGGCGACTATTACGGCGGGCTGCGCGCGGCGCTCGCCGGGATGCTCGTGGCCCCTGAGTTCCTGTTCCGCGTGGAACACGGCGAACCCGACCCCGCCGATGCCGGCAAGCTGCGGCTGGACGCCTGGTCGCGCGCGTCGCGGCTCAGCTTCTTCTTGTGGGACAGCGCGCCGGACGGGCTGCTGCTGGACGCGGCCGAGTCGGGCGAGCTGCTGACGCGGGAAGGGCTCGACCGGCAGATCGAACGGCTGCTGGCGTCGCCCCGGGTGGAACAGGGGCTGCGGGCGTTCTTCTCGGACCTGCTGCAGTTCGACCGCTTCGCGACGCTCTCCATCGATTCGGGCCTCTTCCCGCGGTTCACCAAGAACGTCGAGGACGACGCGCGCGAGCAGACCCTGCGGACGGTCGTCGATCACCTGCTGCACCGTAACCGCGACTACCGCGATCTGTTCGTCTCGCGCGACACGTTCCTGACGCCGCCGCTGGCCGCCATCTACGGGGTGCCGCTGGCGCGCTCGCAGGAGTTGGGCGGAGCCGTGCCGTGGGTTCCGTATCGGTTTCCCGAGGGCGACAGCCACGCGGGGTTGCTCGCGCAGGTGAGCTTCCTGGCCCTGCACTCGCATCCGGGGCGGTCGTCGCCGACGCTGCGGGGTCAGGCGGTGCAGGAGATCTTCCTGTGCCGGCGGGTGCCGCCTCCGCCCCCGGACGTCGACTTCAGCCTCTTGCAGGACACCTACAACCCCGACTTCCGGACGACGCGCGACCGTCTCCGCGAGCACCGGGAGAACCCGGCGTGCGCGAGCTGTCACAACCTGACGGATCCCATCGGGCTGACGCTGGAGGTATTCGACGCGTCCGGCGGCTATCGGACCACCGAGAACGGCGCGCCGATCGACGCCAGCGGCGAGCTGAACGGCAGAAGCTACGACGGGCCGCCGGGATTGGGACAGGCGCTGCGGGACGAGCCGCGGGCGGCCTCCTGCTTCGTCGAGCGCGTGTTCTCCTACGGCGCGGCGCGGATGCCGACGGACGACGAGCGGGCCTGGCTCGCCGACGTGCAGACGGAGCTCGCGGACGACGGCCTGCAGTGGCGCGCGCTGATGCGCCGCATCGCAGGGAGTCCGGACTTCTACACGGTAGTGCCGGGAGCGTGA
- the brxL gene encoding BREX system Lon protease-like protein BrxL yields the protein MSESVAMDQLDTLAAEAFPGYLVRKDLVRRYARQYPVPTYVVEFLLGRYCASVDDREIAEGLEIVERQLRGRTVRTSEQEIFKSRARENGSVKLIDVVRAKLDAKNDCYVAELPSLSLNDVQVSDAIVKDNERMLGDGFYAEVTLGYDPVESQDAAGRPFRVAQLRPIQMSKPDVLDVLARGRRAFTTEHWRDFLIRSAGLEPANLDEAARRVVLLRMAPFVERNYNLVELGPRGTGKSHIYQQLSPYSHLLSGGKATVAKMFVNMASGQRGLLCQYDVVCFDEIAGISFDQKDGVNIMKGYMASGEFSRGKESIRAEGGVVMVGNFEVDVEQQQRIGHLLSPLPKEMRDDTAFHDRIHAYAPGWNFPKLNPTDHLTDHFGLVSDFLSECWTRLRQTSRVSVLQNRVFWGGALSGRDVEAVHKTCSGLVKLLFPDPDEPVSDDDLEWVVRLALESRRRVKEQQKRCLKSEFRNTHFSFTLGVDGIEQFVSTPELHSDEAIDGDPLPPGQVWAIGPGRGETGAGLYLIEVAAGPGSGAKILNHPVPPAFRESVKVGEQNLYARAKELIGDRDPRAREYTIQLRPFDADTSGAGLGLPVLVACVGGLLERSIRGGTIVVGPLNLGASLDMIPNPVSVAELAVDKQAATLLMPVSARRALNDLPDDLWTKINVEFYSDPADGVFKALLE from the coding sequence ATGAGCGAGTCCGTCGCGATGGACCAACTGGACACTCTTGCGGCGGAGGCCTTTCCGGGCTATCTCGTACGCAAGGATTTGGTACGTCGGTATGCGCGGCAGTATCCCGTCCCGACCTACGTGGTCGAGTTCCTGCTGGGGCGCTACTGCGCCAGCGTCGATGATCGCGAGATAGCGGAAGGGCTGGAGATCGTCGAGCGCCAGCTCCGGGGCCGGACCGTGCGGACCAGCGAGCAGGAGATCTTCAAGTCCCGCGCGCGGGAGAACGGATCCGTCAAGCTGATCGACGTGGTTCGCGCGAAGCTGGACGCGAAGAACGACTGCTACGTCGCCGAGCTGCCCAGCCTGAGCCTGAACGACGTGCAGGTGTCGGACGCCATCGTCAAGGACAACGAGCGCATGCTGGGCGACGGGTTCTATGCCGAAGTGACGCTCGGCTACGATCCCGTCGAGTCGCAGGACGCGGCGGGTCGACCGTTCCGCGTCGCGCAGTTGCGTCCCATCCAGATGTCGAAGCCGGACGTGCTCGACGTGCTGGCCCGGGGGCGCCGGGCGTTCACGACCGAACACTGGCGCGACTTTCTCATCCGCTCCGCGGGCCTGGAGCCGGCCAACCTGGACGAGGCGGCCAGGCGCGTCGTGCTGCTGCGCATGGCGCCGTTCGTTGAGCGCAACTACAACCTGGTCGAGCTGGGTCCGCGCGGCACCGGCAAGAGCCACATCTACCAGCAGCTCTCGCCGTATTCCCACCTGCTGTCGGGCGGCAAGGCCACCGTCGCCAAGATGTTCGTGAACATGGCCAGCGGGCAGCGCGGCCTCCTCTGCCAGTACGACGTGGTCTGCTTCGACGAGATCGCCGGGATCTCGTTCGACCAGAAGGACGGCGTCAACATCATGAAGGGCTACATGGCCTCCGGCGAGTTCAGCCGCGGCAAGGAGAGCATTCGCGCCGAGGGCGGCGTCGTCATGGTCGGCAACTTCGAGGTGGACGTCGAGCAGCAGCAGCGGATCGGCCACCTCCTCAGCCCGTTGCCGAAGGAGATGCGGGACGACACGGCGTTCCACGACCGCATCCACGCCTACGCGCCGGGCTGGAACTTCCCGAAGCTGAACCCGACCGATCACCTGACGGATCACTTCGGGCTGGTGAGCGACTTCCTGAGCGAGTGCTGGACGCGTTTGCGACAGACGAGCCGGGTTTCGGTGCTCCAGAACCGGGTGTTCTGGGGCGGCGCCCTGAGCGGACGCGACGTCGAAGCCGTGCACAAGACCTGTTCCGGTCTCGTGAAGCTGCTCTTCCCCGATCCGGACGAGCCCGTATCGGACGACGACCTCGAGTGGGTCGTGCGGCTCGCGCTGGAGTCCCGCCGGCGCGTGAAGGAACAGCAGAAGCGCTGCCTGAAGAGCGAGTTCCGCAACACGCACTTCTCCTTCACGTTGGGGGTCGACGGGATCGAGCAGTTCGTCTCCACGCCGGAGCTGCACAGCGACGAAGCCATCGACGGCGACCCGCTTCCGCCCGGACAGGTATGGGCAATCGGCCCCGGCCGGGGCGAGACCGGCGCGGGTCTCTATCTCATCGAGGTCGCGGCCGGCCCCGGCAGCGGCGCGAAGATCCTGAACCACCCCGTGCCGCCCGCGTTCCGCGAGAGCGTCAAGGTGGGCGAGCAGAACCTCTACGCGCGTGCCAAGGAGCTGATCGGCGATCGGGACCCGCGGGCCCGCGAGTACACCATCCAGCTACGGCCGTTCGACGCCGACACGTCGGGTGCCGGACTCGGGCTGCCCGTTCTGGTGGCCTGCGTGGGCGGGTTGCTGGAGCGCAGCATCCGCGGCGGCACCATCGTCGTCGGGCCGCTGAACCTGGGCGCGTCGCTCGACATGATTCCCAACCCCGTTTCCGTCGCCGAGCTCGCGGTGGACAAGCAGGCCGCCACGCTGCTGATGCCGGTCTCGGCCCGCCGGGCGCTGAACGATTTGCCGGACGACCTGTGGACGAAGATCAACGTCGAGTTCTACAGCGACCCGGCGGACGGGGTGTTCAAGGCGCTGTTGGAGTAG